GCGCCTTCCCCTAGGCCCTCGCCATCACGCCTCAGTGCGCTTCATTCGGCGGAAAACACCCGTGCGCAGACCGTGCCAGCGGGAGCGAGAGCCACGGCCGACCCCTCGCGGCACTGCCGGGCGTCACGTGACGAGTGACGCCAGGATACGCAGAGGGGCGGGGGCATGTAGCCAGGGAGCAAGGCGGAACAGCCTTGGGAGCGGGCTACATAGGCGGGAGGGTGGAGCCGCTCTCCGGGGTGGAGGCGGGGCACTCAGCGAGGCGGGCGGGGCACTCAGCGGGGCGGGTGGGGCACTCAGCGGGGCGAGCGGGGGCACGGGGCGGGGCCGCACAGCCGGGGGCGGGACCGCGGCGCCGAGGGCGTGGCCGAAAGGGGCGGGGCCGGCTACTCCGGCAGGCCAGGGTACCCTCGCCCCCATACCTAGAGGTGCAAGCTTCCACCTGTGAGAACCTACAGGTGCCATTTCCACCTATGAGCCCCAAAGCCAATGATGATTGAAGCGAGACAGGTTCGGGTCTGCATTGTGGAGGGAGCGTCAGTTGGCAACATGTAAAGACAACGTTTAAAGAGTAAAAACTCTGACCCGGAAAGTCCATGTCTAAGGGCTTCTCATGAGGAAACATTTGGAGGAATTTGCAGCCTGAGTGATTTTTAAGAAGTTCATGCCATGAAAGGATGTTGACAAAAAACACAATTAGctttttaaacttctgaaaaggtgctcaatctCATACACgagataaatgtaaaataatctaCAATTTTGCATCTTTGGGATAGCTAAAGATCTCAGATCTAACAGTCCATTTAATcttggagaggcagcagtgagtggtggcgTGAAGCAAGATCTTAATTCcgtgcccaggaattgaacctgggtagcctggatgaaaccaggaatcctagccaccaccCCTCGGCTCTTGCCCcctgtgaaaaatgcatttctcatggaggcaaaactgtaaaaacaggtacaaagtttattattagagacacagcacaacaacaacaagtgggagagcacacagagaaacagtttgtttagttaagacagaagcaaggcagaggtGCACACCTGGAGACAAAGGGTGTGGGTGTCCTCCCTAATGACGAGGAGCACAGTAAAGAAGAGGTTAAGTCATTTATATAGGGaagttcttctgggtctttgtgtacctttggccaattatctggtttccttttccacacctgacctgcccaAGGACCCTCCCCAACGTGCATgtgcaacttttttccaagatggattacagcccagaggcctatgggatgaccttagcatcacatattatggggtggtgccccctccctgTAGACTCCCAacgagcctttctgcacatgtgctcCAAGGGTGGGAAATGTATGAccccttgatctttttttttttttttttgcagccaaaaattaatttatttattaattttttaaaaaatataaaaaaatgtatatatattttaaaatgtatatgtaaagATGCTTATTGCAGCAAAACGTGATAGCTAAAGTTGTCCGCCATGATGGGGATGTTGAATTAATTGTGACACATGTATTTGAAAGAGTAGTGTGCCATCACTAAAAGATTATGTTGTAatatttaatgctttttaaaatattttttaaagcttttaatcaCAAGGAGAAATGCTCGTGATATGgtattaagcaaaataagaaaaaaaaagaattggcagGTCTAGCACAGTCTCAGtcatgtaaaataataattaacactaattataacagtaataataatgtgAGAAAATAGGCAAGGAGTTAATAGTGATTGCTTCTAGCTAGTGACTTATGAATGACTTCTGTTCCTGCCTATTTGTTTCTATGCTTTCGAATTCTTAGAAAGTCatcatatgttattttttttgttagtttcagctttataacaaagtgaatcagttatacatatacatatgttcccatatctcttccctcttgcatctccctccgtcccaccctccctatcccacccctctaggtggtcacatagcaccgagctgatctccctgtgctatgcggctgcttcccactagctatctattttacatttggtagtgtatatatgtccatgccactctctcaccctgtcacatctcacccctccccctccccatatgctcaagtccattctctagtaggtctgtgtctttattccagtcttgccactaggttcttcatgacctttttttttttcctccttagagtccatatatatgtgttagcatactgtatttgtttttctctttctgacttacttcactctgtatgacagactctaactccatccacctcaacTACAAAtacctctatttcatttcttttttatggctgagtaatattccattgtatatatgtgccacatcttctttatccattcatccgatgatggacacttaggttgcttccatgtcctggctattgtaaatagagctgcaatgaacattttggtacatgactctttttgaattatggttttctcagggtatatgctcagtagtgggattgctgggttgtatggtagttctatttgtagttttttaaggaacctccatactgttctccatagtggctgtatcaatttacattcccaccaacactgcaacagtgttcccttttctccacaccctctccagcatttattgtttctagattttttgatgatggccattctgactggagtgagatgatatctcattgtagttttgacttgcatttctctaatgattaatgatgttgagcattctttcatgtgtctgttggcaatctgtatatcttctttggagaaatgtctatttaggtcttctgcccatttttggattgggttgtttgtttttttgttattgagctgcttgtaaatcttggagattaatcctttgtcagttgcttcatttgcaaatattttctcccattctgagggttgccttctggtcttgtttatggtttcctttgctgtgcaaaagcttttaagtttcattaggtcccatttgtttattttggtttttatttccatttctctaggaggtgggtcaaaaaggatcttgctgtgatttatgtcatagagtgttctgcctacgttttcctctaagagtttgatagtgtctggccttacacttaggtctttaatccattttgagtttatttttgtgtatggtgtcagggagtgttctaatttcatacttttacatgtacctgtccaattttcccagcaccacttattgaagaggctgtcttttctccactgcatatgcttgcctcctttatcaaagataaggtgaccatatgtgcgtgggtttatctctgggctttctatcctgttccattgatctatatttctgtttttgtgccagtaccaaactgtcttgattactgtagctttgtaatatagtctgaagtcagggagcctgattcctccagctccatttttcgttctcaagattgctttggctattcggggtcttttgtgtttccatacaaattgtgaaattttttgttctagttctgtgaaaaatgccagtggtagtttgatagggattgcattgaatctgtagattgctttgggtagcagagtcattttcacaatgttgattcttccaatccaagaacatggtatatctctccatctatttgtatcatctttagtttctttcatcagtgtcctataattttctgcatacaggtcttttgtctccttaggtaggtttattcctagatattttattctttttgttgcaatggtaaacgggagtgttttcttaatttcactttcagatttttcatcattagtatataggaatgcaagagatttctgtgcattaattttgtatcctgctactttaccaaattcattgattagctctagtagttttctggtagcatctttaggattctctctgtatagtatcatgtcatctgcaaacagtgacagctttacttcttcttttccgatttggattccttttatttctttttcttctctgattgctgtggctaacacttccaaaactatgttgaataatagtggtgagagtgggcaaccttgtcttgttcctgatcttagtggaaatggtttcagtttttcaccactgaggacaatgttggctgtgggtttgtcatatatggcctttattatgttgaggaaagttccctctatgcctactttctgcagggcttttatcataaatgggtgttgaattttgtcgaaagctctctctgcatctattgagatgatcatatggtttttctccttcaatttgttaatatgatgtatcacgttgattgatttgcgtatattgaagaatccttgcattcctggaataaacctcacttgatcatggtgtatgatccttttaatgtgctgttggattctgtttgctagtattttgttgagaatttttgcatctatgttcatcagtgatattggcctgtagttttctttctttgtgacatctttgtctggttttggtatcagggtgatggtgccctcgtagaatgaattggggagtgttcctccctctgcaatattttggaagagtttgagaaggataggtgttagctcttctgtaaatgtttgatagaattcgcctgtgaagccatctggtcctgggcttttgtgtgttggaagatttttaatcacagtttcaatttcagtgcttgtgattggtctgttcatattttctatttcttcctggttcagcctcagaaggttgtacatttctaagaatctgtccatttcttccaggttgtccaatttattggcataaagttgcttgcagtaatctctcatgatcctttatatttctgcagtgtcagttgttacttctcatttttcatttctaactctattgatttgagtcttctccctttttttcttgatgagtctggctaatggtttatcaattttgtttatcttctccaagaaccagcttttagttttattgatctttgctcttcttttctttgtttctatttcatttatttctgatctgatcttcatgatttctttccttctactaactttgggttttgtttgctcttctttctctagttccttttggtgtaaggttagattgtttacttgagatttttcttgtttcttgaggtaggcttgtatagctataaactgccctcttagaactgcttttgctgcatgcataggttttggatcgtcgtgttttcattgtcatttgtctctaggtattttttgatttcctctttgctttcttcagtgatctatttagtaacgtattgtgtagcctccatgtgtttgtgttttttacgtttttttccctgtaattcatttctaatctcatagcattgtggtcagaaaagatacttgatacaacttcaattttcttaaatttaccaaggcttcatttctgacccaagatatgatctatcctggagaatgttccatgagcacttgagaaaaatgtgtattctgttgttttggggtggaatgtcctataaatatcaattaagtccatcttgtttaatgtatcatttaaagcttgtgtttccttatttattttcattttggatgatctgtccattggtgaaagcgaggtgttaaagtcccctactatgattgtgttactgtcgatttccccttttatggctgttagtatttgccttatgtattgaggtgctcctatgttgggtgcataaatatttacaattgttataccttcctcttggatcgatcccttgatcattatatagtgtccttctttgtctcttgtaatagtctttattttaaagtctattttgtctgatatgagaattgctactccagctttcttttgatttccatttgcatggaatatctttttccatcccctcactttcagtctgtatgtgtccctaggtctgaagtgggtctcttgtagacagcatacatatgggtcttgtttttgtatccattcagccagtctgtgtcttttggtgggagcatttaatccatttacatttaaggtaattatcgatatgtatgttcctattcccattttcttaaatgttttgggtttgttattgtaggtgttttccttctcttgtgtttcttgcctagagaagttcctttagcatttgttgtaaagctggtttggtggtgctgaattctcttagcttttgcttgtttgtaaaggttttaatttctccatcgaatctgaatgagatctttgctggttagagtaatgttggttgtaggttttccctttcatcactttaaatatgtcctgccactcccttctggcttgcagagtttctgctgaaagatcagctgtttaccttatggggattcccttgtgtgttatttgttgttttcccttgctgcttttaatatgttttctttatatttaatttttgatagtttgattaatatgtgtcttggcgtggttctccttggatttatcctgtatgggactctctgtacttgcaggccttgattaactatttcctttcccatattagggaagttttcaactataatctcttcaaatattttctcagtcactttctttttctcttcttcttctgggacccctatatttcgaatgttggtgcgtttaatgttgtcccagaggtctctgagactgtcctcagttcttttcattcttttttctttattctgctctgcagtagttatttccactattttatcttccaggtcacttatccgttcttctgcctcagttattctgctactgatcccgtctagagtagttttaatttcatttattgtgtttttcatcgttgcttggttcctctttatttcttctaggtccttgttaaatgtttcttgcattttgtctattttatttccaagattttggatcatctttactatcattattctgaattctttttcaggtagactacctatttcctcttcatttgttaggtctggtgtgttttgaccctgctccttcatctgctgtgtgtttttttgtcttctcattttgcttatcttactgtgtttggggtctccttttcacaggctgcaggttcgtagttcctgttgtttttggtatctgtccccagtggctaaggttggttcagtgggttgtgtaggcttcctggtgaaggggactagtgcctgtgttctggtggatgaggctggatcttgtctttctggtgggcacgtgcacgtctgatggtgtgttttggggtgtctgtggccttattatgattttaggcagcctctctgctaatggatggggctgtgttcctgtcttgctagttgtttggcatagggtgtccagcactgtagcttgctggtcgttgagtgaagctgggtcttgatgttgagatggagatctctgagagattttcgccatttggtattacgtggagctgggaggtctcttgtggaccagtgtcctgaagttggctctcccacctcagaggcacagccctgatgccggGCTGGAGCAtcaagagtctttcatccacacggctcagaataaaagggagaaaaaatagaaagaaagaaagaaagaggataaaataaaataaaataaagctagtataataaaaaataagaaaaaattattaagaataaatttattaagaaaaaatttttttaattttttaaaatagatttattaattttttaaaataaaaatatgaaaaaacttattaagaaaaaaaaatttttaatttttcaaaatagaaaataaggaaaaaattattaaggaaacaattattaagaaaaaaaattgtttaagtaaaaacaaaaaacaaaaaaaaaaacggacagaccaaTCCGTAGGACTAATGGtggaagcaaagctatacagacaaaatctcacccagaagcatacacatatgcagtcacaaaaaaaggaaaaggggaaaaattaatataacctgttcccaaagtccacctcctgaatttgggatgattcgttctCTAtgcaggtattcaacagatgcaggcacatcaagttgtttgtggagctttaatccgctgcttctgaggctgctgggagagatttccctttctcttctttgttcgtacagctcc
The window above is part of the Eubalaena glacialis isolate mEubGla1 chromosome 9, mEubGla1.1.hap2.+ XY, whole genome shotgun sequence genome. Proteins encoded here:
- the LOC133097376 gene encoding uncharacterized protein LOC133097376, which gives rise to MRLPSNGAGKSAEAGRPKAATGGVQACLRLPLGPRHHASVRFIRRKTPVRRPCQREREPRPTPRGTAGRHVTSDARIRRGAGACSQGARRNSLGSGLHRREGGAALRGGGGALSEAGGALSGAGGALSGASGGTGRGRTAGGGTAAPRAWPKGAGPATPAGQGTLAPIPRGASFHL